CGGAACCGTCCGACCCCGCACCCTCCCGCGCGGCCGTACCGGCGTCCACCGCGGACGCGACCGAGGACGGCGACGCGGCGGAGGCCCGCGACCCGATCGCGATGGTGCAGGCGCTGTTCCCCGGACAGGTCGTCGCGCTCGACCCGATCGAGGACGACGCGGACGGCGAGGGGGACCCGGAGGCGACCGGCGCGGGCGACGGATCGGCCCCCGGACCCGGGGAGGCGGACGACGCCGACCCCGCCGGGGACGCCGAACCGGGCGAGCGCCTCGGGTAGAGTGCGAACGATGAACATGCAGAAGCTCATGAAAGAGGCCCAGAAGGCCCAGAAACAGATGGAGGAGGCGCAGCAACGCCTCGCCGAACTCACGGTGGAGGGCAGCGCCGGCGGGGGCCTCGTCACCGCCACCGCCACCGGCGCGGGCGACGTCACGCGCGTGAAGATCGACCCCGGCAGCGTCGATCCCGAGGACGTCGACCTGCTCGAGGACCTCGTCGCCGCCGCCGTCGCCGACGCCCAACGCAAAGCCAAGGAACTGCAGGAGCGCGAGATGGGCGGCGCCATGGGTGGGCTCGGCGGCATGGGCGGACTCGGCGGGTTGGGCCTCTGAGGGTCCACCCGACGTGAGTTTCCCCGCCCCGCTCGCGACGCTCATCCGCGAACTCGGTCGCCTGCCCGGCATCGGACCGAAGAGCGCGCAACGGCTCGCCTTTCACCTGTTCCAGCGCGACGCGGCGGACGTCGACGCGCTCGCCGACGCCCTCCGCGCCGCGAAACGCGACCTGGGGCGCTGCCCCCGCTGCGCCGGCGTCATGCACGCCGACGAGGAGGCCTGCCCCATCTGCCGCGACCCCGCCCGGGAGACCGGCGAGGTGTGCGTCGTCGAGCAGCCCGCCGACCTCCTCGCCATCGA
The Trueperaceae bacterium genome window above contains:
- a CDS encoding YbaB/EbfC family nucleoid-associated protein, whose product is MNMQKLMKEAQKAQKQMEEAQQRLAELTVEGSAGGGLVTATATGAGDVTRVKIDPGSVDPEDVDLLEDLVAAAVADAQRKAKELQEREMGGAMGGLGGMGGLGGLGL